The following coding sequences are from one Rhodopirellula islandica window:
- the ybeY gene encoding rRNA maturation RNase YbeY encodes MGQLETNLTADVLVDEEAEPDLSVWFGSLEIARTQLAEAAIAAAAVEGCDHGSIGVRICDDATIHPINREFLQHDYPTDVISFPYELAPPQVEGELVASFETAIENASEPSNPLSPREELLLYVVHGTLHIVGHDDQSPEPRAAMRRAEAVAMKAIGIELPLSPPSLLETSPDDDSSDDGMSSGDFS; translated from the coding sequence ATGGGACAACTCGAGACCAACTTGACCGCGGATGTCCTCGTCGACGAGGAAGCAGAACCTGACTTATCGGTGTGGTTTGGTTCCCTGGAGATTGCGCGCACGCAACTTGCGGAAGCTGCGATTGCCGCCGCCGCTGTGGAAGGCTGCGACCATGGTTCGATCGGAGTCCGGATCTGCGACGATGCCACGATCCATCCCATCAACCGCGAATTCTTGCAGCACGATTACCCGACCGACGTGATCAGTTTCCCGTATGAACTGGCCCCGCCTCAGGTCGAAGGCGAATTGGTCGCCAGCTTTGAAACCGCCATCGAAAACGCAAGTGAACCCAGCAACCCGCTTTCGCCCCGCGAAGAATTGTTGCTGTACGTCGTTCACGGAACCCTGCACATCGTTGGTCATGACGATCAATCTCCAGAGCCTCGTGCTGCCATGCGTCGCGCAGAAGCCGTGGCCATGAAAGCGATCGGGATCGAATTGCCACTGAGCCCCCCTTCCTTGTTGGAGACGTCCCCGGACGATGACTCGTCGGACGACGG